GGTGGCGATCGACTTGATCAGTTGCATCGGCTGGACCGGTGCTACCAGGTAATCGCTGACGCCCTGGCGGATCAGTTCGCGGTAAAGGGAAATGTCGTTGTGCGCACCGATGACCACCACCTTGGTATTGGCGTCGCACACCTCGGCAAGCTGACCAAGCTGATCGAGCAGGTCGCGGCCGCGCGCGGCGCTTTCGACGAAGATCAGCGAGGGGGTGGGCTCGTTGCGGTAGGTTTCGATCGCCTCGGCCATGCCGCCGCGCCGGACCAGAGACTGGGCGCGTGTCATGCGGCGGTCGAGCGCGGCCGCGTCACAGGCCGCGACCGAGGCTTCATTATCCGGGAAGAAGTGGATGGCGATGCGCGGAATGGAAATCGCGCCGATATCCTCGTCATCATGACCGAAATGCAGGCCGGCCGGTTCGCGCAGGCTCAAAGGGGCAGCCGATCCGGAGGCCGGGGCCGCGAATGCCTGCCGCTGCAAGTCGGCGGGGAGCGCTTCCGGCTCGTCGTCGAACGCGTCGGCAAACGGATCGCGCGCCGGGGTTTCCGCCGCATACGGCGCCGCGTAGCTGTCCACGGCATAGTCGTCCTCGGCATCAAGCCCGGCCTTGTAGTCGACGAACTCATCGTCCAGGTCATCAAGACTGTCGAAGGGGTCATTATGTTTGGCGGGGTTTGCCATGATCTGCCTTGCTCTACTTGATCGCGTTGGAAATGGCGCCCGTGGCGTTGTCATCCTTCGCCGAAGACGTGACATCGCCCTTGCGGTATTTGTCGAACACCACGGAACGGCGTCCCATGTCCGCCGATGTGGCGGCCCTCGGTGTCTGCAGGTCGCGCGGATCGGCGATCTGGGCCGCCAGGTTGGAAGAGACGGCGCAGCCGAAGTTCTGGTAAGGCGTATTGTTGCGCGTGGCCGCCAGGTTTTCCCAGGTCTGGCCGCAGGCATAGGTGCGGGCGCGGTAATCGACGATATTGACCGTGACGATATCGGCGGGCTGACCGGCCTGGCTCAGTTGCGACAGGCTGGTTGCGGCGACATCGTGATCTACCAGATAGTCGCCGACCGTGCGGCCCGCGGCGATGGCGGCCGGATCGCCGCTGGTGATGATTTCGACGTTTACCGGCGCGCCGGAGGTCCAGCCTGCCTTTTGGGCGATCTGGTCGAGCGCCGTGCGCTGGTTGCCCGACAGGCTGTTCGGGTTGATGCGCAGGTTGATGGTTTTTGTCATCGTCTGGGCCTGGAGCGGATATTGCTCGGTGGGCGTCGGCGCCGTCAGGGCCATGCTGCCCGCCGTGCCGGAATCGGTGGCGCAGCCGGCCAGGGAAAGAGCCGTGAGCAGGGCGGTGGTTAAGGCCAAAGGACGTAAAAGATGTGTCATGCCTGTGTCCTATTCAATCACGTAGCCGACGGGCGCCTGATAAGGCTCGGCGGCGGCCTGTCCGGAAGCGGCGGCGGCCGGTTTGATGATCTTGTTGAGCGTGCCCATGAAGGTGGCGCTCATGTCGCCGGCGGCCTGGAGGTTGTCGGCCGGGGTCTGCATGGCGTCGGGATTGGTGGGGTCGACGATATAGGGCGTGACCAGCACGACCATTTCGGTCTCGTCATTGAGGAAGTCACGCGAGCGGAACAGCGAGCCCAGGACCGGCAGGGAGGTCATGCCCGGCAGGGAATCGAGGCTTTCCTTGAATTTCGACTGCAACAGGCCGGCGATCATCAGCGATGAGCCGGACTGCATCTCGACCGTGGTTTCGGCGCGGCGGACGCTGAGCGCCGGGATTGTGACGCCGCCTGTCACGGTAAAGGCGCCAGTATTGGTCAGTTCAGAGACCTCGGTCGACATCTTGAGCGAGATGCGGCCGCCCGAAAGCACGACCGGCGTGAAGCCGAGGCCGACGCCAAAGGGCTTGAACTCGATTGTGACCCGGCCCTGGTCGTCTTCGCCGGTCGGCACCGGGAATTCGCCGCCGGCCGAGGAACTTGGCCGACTCGCCGGAAACCGCCGTCAGGTTGGGTTCAGCCAGGGTGCGGGCCAGGCCGGCATGTTCAAACGCTTCAAGGCAGGCATCGCTGCTGGTGCCGTTGGCCAGCTTGCCGGCATTGGTAACCGTGGTGGTCGTGCCGCCGTTCGTGGTTGTGGTGGTCGTGGAGCCGTCAAAGGTCGCGGTCTTGGCCTGGCCATAACAAAGGCCCTTGCCACCCTGATAGCTGCCATTGGCGCCGTAGGTATTGGGACGGCCAAACGAATAGGATTTGGTGCCGTCATTATAGGTGATGGAACTGGACAGCCCCAGTTGCTTGATCGACGAACGGTTGACCTCGACAATGCGCACCTTGAGCGTCACCTGGTCCTTGCCGGCGATGGTCATCAGGTTGAGCACATTATCGGGAGAGCCGGCGAAGCTGGCGGCCAGACGGCCGATCTGGTCGGATTCGCCGGCATCGTGCGCGATACCGGACAAGACGACATGGCCATTGACGCTCTGGACCTCGACATGGGTGCCGGGGAAGAGGCGCTGGACGGCATCGGCCAGGCCGTCAGTCGGGGCATCGACGATGATCGACAGGTTGAGGATCTGGCGGCCCATGCCGTCGAAGAAGATGGCGTCGGACTGGCCATTGGCCACGCCCAGCACGAAGATGCGGCGCGGTGTGCGCAGCACGGCATCGGCGACGGCGGGATTGGAGACGAAGACATCGCTGGCATCGACCGGCAGGTCGATGACCGCCGACCGGCCCTTGGACAGGTTCAGAACCTGAGTCTTGACCGACGCGGTTTGCGTATGGACCTGAAGGCCGCCGGCGGATGCGTAGGTGCGCGGCTCCGCTGAAACGGATGCCGCGCCAAGGAAACACACCAGAACCGCGGCGCTCAGGCCCGCTTTTGTGGCAAGGGGACGGGTGAGAGAAATCATCGTGACACCATTACCTCTGTGGTCTGGTCGGGTCGGAAGACGCGCACCGATTTGTCGCCGGCGCCGGTGGGCGCAGCGGCCACCGCGCCGGACGGACCGGCCGCATCGGCATAGGAACGCAGCATCAGGGACAGGGTGCCGGATGCCTTGGCCAGGGTAACGACCTGACCGTCAGAGGGCGATACTTCGAGCGTGGCAGTAGCGCCGATAACGCTCTGCTTGCCTTCTTCGACATTGACTTGCTGATCGATGGCCAGCACGCGGATATTGCGCAGGACCGGCTGGACCGAATCGATCGTGCCGCCGCCTGTCGTGCGCGGCGTCTGGTGGGTGACGAGGATATCGACACGGTCGCCGGGCAGGATGAAGCCGCCGGCGGTATTATCGACGCTCACCGGTACGGCCAGGGCGCGCATACCGGGGCTGAGCATGACGGCCATGTAGCCGCCTTCGTCGGCGCGGACGATCTTGGCGTCGATGATCGGTTCATTAGCGAGAATGGCTTCGCGCGTCACGCCGCCGACATAGGCTTCCTTGGTGGGAGACGGGGCCACCTTGTCGGCGACCGCCTGGACCAGCTCGCTGGCGGGCTTCTTGACGGCGACGGGGCCATCCTTAGGGTCGCCCTTCTTTGCCGTTGCGTCTTCGCTGCCGGCGGCCGGAGCCGCGGCGGCGGGCGCGCCGCCATCGACAATGTAGGCGGGATTGAGGGTATTGACCGGCCAGTCCTGCCAATTGAGATCGGCTTCGGTGATACGGGCACCGGCGGGCAGATCGCGGGCGGCGACAAGCACACGGACGGTCGGTTGCGCCGGCGGCGCCTGGACGGAGGCTTCGGCCTTGTGCGATCCGCTGCCGGCCATCATGCCGCGCACCAGAAAGGCCAGGATCAGCGCCGCGATGGCCGCGAGACCGATAACGGCGTAGCGTGACGTCTTCATTGACCCCATATCCCCTGAGAAAATCTGACTCTGAGAAAATCCGGCAATCCGCGTCATGCGGGCCAAATCATCTGCGAAATTGAACTTAAGGAATCTTCGCTTAAGGTTAGTTAACGTTCACCTAAAGAAAGTATGCGGACGCATAATTCTTTAGATTCATGGAGATTTCCGGATTTTGGCATCCGGTGCCGCAAACCTAGAGCGCCGGCAGGGGCAGCAGGCCGCTCATGAAATCGCTCTGCCACAGGGCGGCGATGCCGCCGACGCAGATGGCGATGCCATAGGGAATACCACCCTTCGGCTCCAGATGCTGGCCGAGCCAGTGCGGCAGTTTGGGAGCATAAAGCGAGAAGAACTGGCGCAGGGCCAGCAGGCCCAGGGTCAGGACTCCGCCGAAGATCGCTGTATAGAGAAGCAGGGCCACAAAGCCATGAAGGCCAAGCCACAAAGAAGCGGCCGCGATCAGCTTGGCGTCGCCGCCACCCATGAAACGCAGGGCGAAAAGCGTCATGCCGAGCACCAGTCCGGCGAGGCCGAGGCCGAGATGGATGCCCCAGCCGGCGAGGCTGAGATGGGCCAGCAGGCCGACCGGCACGAAAAGAACCGCCAGGCCAAGGGTCAGGCGGTTGGGAATGGTCATGGTGGTGAGGTCAGACACTGCGGCCCAGAACAGCGCGATCGGATACAGACAGGCCAGCAGTATAGTTATCGACACGGACAATACCTCGAACGGGATGAGTGGCCGTGTGTAAGTAGCAGCTCCGGGTTAAGCAGTGCTTATCAGCCGGGGTTTGTCGCGCCGCCGACGGCGGTCCCGATCTTGTTATACATGACCCCCGTGGCCTCGGTATAGTGATGTATGGCCGTGACGATGGCAACAAAGATCAGGCCGGCGATCAGGCCGTATTCGATTGCTGTTGCACCACTTTCATCCGCCAGGAATTGCTTGAACATCTGCCTGCACCTGCAAGTATAGGGGCCAAAAAGAACGGGCCGCAGACAGTGTTTCGTCTGCGGCCCGAATACTTTCAGTCCGTCAGGACTAAGCTTTTAGGCTTAGGCCGCCGGCGTAACGGCCGTCTGGATCTTCGTGAAGGTCAGGCCGAGGTTGGAGCCAACAGCACCCAGAACGGTGATCAGGGCGACGGCGATCAGAGCGGCGATCAGGCCATACTCGATGGCGGTGGCGCCGGATTCGTCCTTGGCAAAGCGATTGAAGAACTTGGTCATGTGATTTCTCCTGGATAATTTTAAAGCAAGTGAACCATTTTCGTATCGGGTACCGAGTAAACGGCTCATTTGCCCCCGAACACGAGATCAAATTAGCAAGCCATGATTAAAGTGAAGTAAACAATCAAATGAAAATAAAATTATTCTATAGTTAATCTGTAGTTACTATTAAAATGAATTAACCTTAATTTGATTTAACGATATTTATCATTGTATTAATGCGTATTTTTTCGCGTTAATATTGCGTTTAGCAAATTTAAACAAATCTTATTTAGCCTGTTTCCTAACGCGGACCTTACGCATGATCCTTATAAAGACACTCAAAGGACCGAAACGGTTTCGGCGACCTGCGAAACACGAGCCATTTGGATAATGAAACACATGAATATCAAATCGACTGGCGTGATGGCCTTTGTGCTCGCCGCCGCTTTCATTTCTTCAGGCATCGCTTCGAGTGCTTCCGCTGCCCAGCGCCTGGTGGTTGAGAAAAACCATTCGGCGCGCATATCGCTGAATGGCGCGGCGGGCTCGGTCATTGTCGCCAATCCGGATATCGCCGATGTCAATGTCGTCGATTCCCGCACGGTATATATTGTCGGCAAGGGCTTCGGTAATTCCAGCGTCATCATTACCGACCAGATGGGCCGTCCGCTGTTCGATGGCGAGGTGGTGGTCACCGCCTCGCAAAAGGGGGCCATCACCGTTTACAAGGGCCTGACCCCCTCCTTGATGGTCTGCTCGACGATCTGCACCTCGGAAGAAGGCGGCAGCAGCAATGCCGGCGCCAGTTCGCCGGTCGCGCTCGGCACGCCCGTGGCAGCGGGTGTTACGCCTTAAGCCCTGTGTCCATCCCCAGTGACAATTGTAAACCGGTTTTAACGGACTATTGACCGAGACCCTGTAATCTGGCCGCGACTTTGACAACAGGGGCGCGAAAACCATCATGCGAGCCAGGCTTGCGGACCTTCATCGGGCCATTGGGGGCCTGAAAGACACGCGCGGTTCCACCGCGGTGGAATTCGCCCTTGTGGCCGGTCCATTGATCTTCCTGATTTGCGCCTGCGCCGAACTGGCGCTGATCTTCCTGGTATCGGTCACGCTCGATAACGCCACGGACAGGGCGTCGCGGGATATTCGCACCGGCCTGACCACCAATGCCAATACCAGTGTTGAGCAGTTCAAGCAGAAGATCTGCGACAAGATGGGCTGGCTCGGCGGCAACTGCATCAGCAGCCTTCAGGTCGATGTCCAGACCTACAGCAGTTTCGCCGACCTGTCGAATGCGCCCCCGCCGATCGAGGATGGCAAGTTCAAGGCATCCAGCTTCAACTTCAATATCGGTCCGGGCTCCAGAATCCAGATGGTGCGCGTCTATTACGAGTGGCCGCTGATTACGCCCCTGCTCGATGGCGCCCTGTCCAAGCTGGGCAATAACGATGCGGTTGTCACCGCCAAAGCCGTTTTCAGAAACGAGCCGTTTTAACATGATCTCCCTGCGCCGCCTCAACCGCCTCGTCACGCTGAAAGCCTTTGGCAAACGTTTTGCCGGCGATGGACGTGGCGTCTCCGCCATTGAATTCGCACTGGTCGCCCCGGTTCTGATCTTGCTTTATCTCGGCATGGCCGAACTGACGCTCGGCATGATGGCTGCGCGCCGCGTCTCGCATCTGGCCGCCACGGTGGGCGACCTGGCGGCGCAGTCGCAGACACTGACGCCGACCAATATCACCGATCTGTGGGCGATCGGCGCCAATATGCTGGATCCTTTCCCGACAAGCGGCACCTCTCTGAGAATCCGCCTGACATCGGTGACGATGCAAAGCACGAAAAAAGGCGACGGTGGACTGGAGCGAGCCTTCCAACTGGACCAAGCACACGGACAGTGACAAGGCGATCACGGATATTACGACCGATCAGATTGCGGTCGGCGAAAGCCTGATCCTGACCGAGGTGGAATATGATTACGATTCACCCATCGGCAATTTCTTCAAGACGGGCACCGTCTTCAAGGACACCTTCATGCACCATCCGCGCAATGGCTCGGAAGTCACCTGCCCGTTGTGCCCCTAACCCTCCAAAACCGATCTGATCAGGGATAGCTTGGTTTCGGTCTCCAAGCGCTCGGCTATCGGGTCGCTGTCGGCCACGATGCCGCCGCCAGCCGCCGCGCGAAAATGCCAGCCGGCCTCATCTTTTTCCAGCGCCAGGGTGCGGATCAGTACGTTTGAGTCCATGGCGCCGCCGGCATCGATGAAGAACAGCGACCCGCAATAGGGGCCGCGCGCCGCTTCCATTTCACAGATCACCTTCATGGCCTGCACCTTGGGCGCACCGGAGATCGAGCCGGGCGGGAAGGTGGCGGTGAGCACATCGGCAGAGGTCTTGCCGGCCCGGAGTTGTGCCGTGACGGTCGAGACGAGATGGTGGACATTGGGATAGGATTCCAGTGCATTCAGCGCCGTGACCCTAACACTGCCGACCTCCGCCACCTTGGAAAGATCATGGCGCATCAGGTCGACGATCATCAGGTTTTCGGCGCGGTCTTTCGCGCTGGCGGAAAGCTCGGCGGCCTGGGCGCTGTCCTCGTCCGGTGTCCGGCCGCGTGGCCGGGTGCCCTTGATCGGGCGGGTTTCCAGGTGGCCCTGAGCATCCAAAGAGATGAAGCGTTCCGGACTGTTGGACAGGACCGCCCGATCGCCGAGGGTCAGGAAGCCGCCGAAAGGCGCCGGCCCGCGGTTATGCAGCGCCGCTATCAACCGGCCGGGGCTGGCGCCTGGTTGCAGCCGACCGCTCCAGCCGCGCGCCAGATTGGCCTGGAACAGGTCGCCGGCGTGGATCTGCCGCACCAGCGCCGCCACCTTGTCCTCGTGGACCTCATCCGGTGTTTCAAGGTCGAGCGGTCTTTCGGTAAATGGTCTATCTTGCGGATCGGTAACGGGGGTTGCGGCATAAAGCGCCGCCAGGGCGTCGCGTGAGGCTTCAGCCTCGGCCAGTGTGGCGCCGCGTCCGATAGCGGTCAGGGTGCGCTCGTGATGATCAAAGGCCAGAACCGCCGGATAGCACAGCATGACCAGTTCAGGCCACGGCTGGCGGCCTTCGATGCGGAAGGGTCGGCGCTTCATGCCCTCCAGCCGCAGGCCCAGCTCGAACGCGGCCATGCCGACCAGTCCGCCGGAAAAGGGCGGCAGATCACTCCGGTGGTGATCGGCCGTGATGGGGGCGGTCGCTTCGCGCAGAAAATCAGCCGTTTCGCGCGGATCGTCATAGGCGAGATGCGATTCCGCGATGGGTTGCGCCAGCAGGTAGCTATACCGGCCGCGTGCGCCGCCATCGGACAGGAAGCCGGCCGCAAAGGCGTGGTCCAGCCAGCCTTCCAGCCGTGTGCCCACCGCCTCGTAAGGCAGTTTTTTTTGCGCAGCAATAGCGAGAGAGATGGCCGAAAACGGCAACATTCACAGCAACTTGATTCGATAGTGAGGGCCAAAAGGCTCACAATGATATCAGGATGTAGCCCCTGTCGACAAGCCCGCGTCAGATGACGCCCGCCCGCACCGGTTATATCCTATGGATGGAGGTCCATTGATCTGACTGGAGCGGTTTGCCTTAACAGCAACCCGCTCCTTTTGTATTAGCGGAACGGCGGCTCGTCGAAGGCCCTGAGCTTGCGGCTGTGAAGCTTCGGGCCGAAGTCGCGCAATATGCCGACCGTCTCAATGCCGATCCGGATATGTTCGGCGATGGCGCGTTCATAGAAATGATTGGCCTGGCCCGGCAGTTTCAGTTCACCATGCAGCGGCTTGTCGGAGACGCACAGGAGCGTGCCGTAAGGGACGCGGAAGCGATAACCCTGCGCTGCCAGGGTCGCCGACTCCATATCGATGGCGATGGCACGCGACTGCGAAAACCGGCGGGCGGAAAGCGAATATTTCAGTTCCCAGTTGCGATCATCGGTGGTGACGACCGTGCCGGTGCGCAGGCGCTTTTTCAGCTCTTCGCCATCCTGGCCGGTGACGCGCACCGCCGCCTGATGGAAGGCCTGCTGCACTTCGGCGATCGGTGGAATGGGAATCTCGATCGGCAGCACGTCGTCCATCACATGGTCATCGCGCAGGTAAGCGTGGGCCAGCACATAGTCGCCGATGCTTTGCGAAGCGCGCAGGCCGCCGCAATGGCCGATCATCAGCCAGGCGTGGGGTCGCATGACGGCGAGGTGGTCGGTGATGTTCTTGGCATTGGACGGGCCGACGCCGATATTGACCAGCGAAATGCCCTGCCGGCCGTGCGCCATCAGGTGATAGGCCGGCATCTGGTGCTTGCGCCACGGGGAGCTAGCGATCAGGGCCTCCGGATCGGGCGTATCCTTCGTGATAGTGAAGTTGCCGCAGCAGGACAACGCGGTGTACGGACTATCCGGCTTTTTGAGCTGTTCCAGCGCGTAGGCGACGAAGACATCGACATAGCGGTTATAATTGGTCAGCAGGATATAGCCCTGGGTATGTTCGGCCGGGGTGCCGGTATAATGCTTCAGGCGCGCAATGGAAAAATCGCTGCGCAGGCCATCGAATAACACCAGGGGATGATGGCCTTCGGCATCGATAAACGAAATACCATCGGCCACTTCATTGCCGATCAGGGCCAGTTCGGTGGCCGGGAAATGACGGGAGAGGTCTATGGCCGAGACGCTGTTGAGGTCAAGCCCGGCGCCATCGAGCACATACGGATAGGGGATTTCCTGGTCGGACAGCGATACGGTGCATTCGGCGCCATAGTCACGGATCAGCAGATCGAGTTGTTCCTCGATATAGTCGCCGAAAATATCAGGCCGCGTGATCGAGGAGGAATAGGTGCCGGGGCGCGAAAAGCGGGCATAGGCGCGATTGACCTCCGGGTGGCGGTTGGCGAGCACCAAGGCCTCGTCCTCGTCATCCAGCACGCCTTTCCAGACGATGGCCAGCTTGGGATAGCAGTAGCGCCCGGCATCGCGCAGCGGGCGCGAGGGTTTCTGGCGGGTGGCGAGATAGGCTTGCAGATCAGTCTGGAGCGCGGCCACGGCTTCATCATAGATCTGGCGGAGCTGGCGGACGATTTCGGCGGCGGAGGTGTTGGGAGCCGTTCTTTTCTTTTCTTTTTCATGCCGTTAGCATAGCACGCAGAACGTCAATTTTCTATGACAACGTGTTCGCCATCGGCCTCAGTCCCAGTTCGCGCAACAGATGGGCGTCGGTGCCGGGTTGCGGATTGGGCGTGGTCAGGAGGGTGTCGCCGATAAAGATCGAGTTGGCGCCGGCCATAAAACACAGCGCCTGTAACTCTTCGCTCATTTCATTGCGGCCGGCCGAAAGGCGCACCATCGATTTCGGACAGAGGATGCGTGCCACGGCAATGGTGCGGACAAATTCGATGCCGGAAATGCCGCCGTCAGCGCCGACCTTATCACCAAGCGGCGTGCCGGAAATGACGACCAGATTATTGATCGGGATCAGATCCGGGTGATGGGGCAGGGTGGCCAACTGATGCAGGAACGACACCCGATCGGCGCGCACCTCGCCCATGCCCATAATGCCGCCACAGCAGGTCTTCATGCCGACATCGGAGACGGCTTGCAGCGTGTCCAGCCGTTCCTGATAGGTGCGGGTGGTGACGACGCTGTCGTAATATTCCGGCGAGGTATCGAGGTTGTGGTTGTAGTAGTCGAGGCCGGCGTCTTTCAGCGCCTGCGCCTGATCGGGCGTAATCATGCCGAGCGTCGCGCAGGTTTCCAGTCCCATCGCCTTGACCCCGCCGATCATGGCGGCCAGCGCCGGCACGTCACGGTCCTTCAGATCGCGCCAGGCGGCGCCCATGCAGAAACGCTGCGCCCCGCCCTCTTTCGCGGCCCGCGCTTCGGAGAGCACCTTTTCAACCGCCATCAGCTTGCCGGCTTTCAGGCCGGTATCAAAATGCGCCGATTGCGAACAGTAGCCGCAGTTTTCCGCGCATCCGCCGGTTTTTACGGAAAGCAGTTGCGACAGCTGCACTTCCGATGGATCAAAGCTCTGGCGATGCACCGTGGCCGCCTGGAAGACCAGTTCCATGAACGGCAGGTCGAACAGGGCGGCGATCTCGTCGTTAGACCAATCGTGGCGGAGTGTAAAAGCGGCTGCGTTCATCATCAAATCCTTAGCTTTGCGCCTTGATTAGTCCAAATGCGCCATTTCGGCACCCAAATTCTGCTCATTTCGGGCGATAATCTGTGGCCATGATTATAGACCGCCGCCAGATGATGACTGCCTTTACGGCCCTGGGCTTTACCGCTTCCATGGCTCGCGCGGAAGCCATGGGCTTTGATCTGTGCCTGACTAATGAGGGCCTGATTATGCCGGTCATGGTGGGCGGCCAATTCTTGCAGGGTATTCTCGATTGCGGCGCCAGCGCCACCCTGATGGATGCCGGGGTTGCCGAAAATCTCGGTCTGGCCGCTATTAGCGAACGGCGTGGACAAGCGGTTTACGGCCAGATTACCGCGGGTGAAAGTGCGCCGGTACATATCCGTGCGGGTGATGCGGCCTACACGGCGCCGGTCATGATCCTGCCGATGCGGCAGGCCGGTTTGACCTCGGATATGCTGATCGGACGCGATATCCTGTCGTCCTTTCCGCTCGATCTTGATGGCCCGGCTCAGCGCGCCAGTTTCCGACGCCAGCGCCCCGCCGCCGGCATGAGGCCAATTCCTTTATCGCGCAGCCCGAAAGGCGCTCTGGTGGTGGATATCCAACTGGAGGGCCTGCCGGTCCGCGCCAGTCTCGATACCGGCGCCAATACCGCGCTGATCCTGCGAAGGCATTGGGCGAAGCGGAACGGCCTGCTGGACGGTCGCCAGCAATCCACGGCCCTGGGCGGCGATATCAACGGCTTGCGCACGCTCACCCTGAGCCCGATCCGCGATATCCATATCGGCGGCGTGGTTTTCCATGATCTCTCCGCCGAGATTTCCGATAATGTGCTGGAACACGATGTCACGGTCGGCCTCGATGTTCTCAGGCGCCTGCATACCTACTGGGATGTGCCGGCCGGAAGGCTGTGGCTGGCACCGACTTCCGACACCATATAAAGATATCTTTATATGTTTATTGCCAATTCGCTGCCGGATCGTTATAAGCCGTCTCATATCTCTTGAAACGGAATCTGATCATGGCCGACTATATTGTAAAAGACCTCTCGCTCGCCGCCTTTGGCCGCAAGGAAATCGACATCGCCGAGGGCGAAATGCCGGGCCTGATGGCCACGCGCGAGGAGTTCGGTAAGGACAAGCCGCTGAAGGGCGCGCGCATCGCCGGTTCGCTGCACATGACGATCCAGACCGCCGTGCTGATTGAAACCCTGCAGGCCCTGGGCGCCGAAGTGCGCTGGGCGTCGTGCAACATCTTCTCGACCCAGGACCATGCCGCCGCCGCCATCGCCGCCGCCGGCACGCCTGTCTTCGCCATCAAGGGCGAAACCCTGGAAGAATACTGGGACTACGCCCACAAGATCTTCGAATGGCATGACGGCGGCTATCCGAACCTGATCCTCGATGACGGCGGCGACGCCACGCTTCTCTGCGTTTTGGGCCCGAAGGCCGAGCAAAACCCGGCCCTGCTCGATAATCCGCAGAACGAGGAAGAAGAAGCGCTCTACACCGTGATGAAGCGCTACCTCAAGGAAAAGCCCGGCTTCTATTCGGCCATCCGCGACGCCATCAAGGGTGTCTCCGAAGAAACCACCACGGGCGTTCACCGCCTCTACGCCATGGCGCAGAAGGGCGACCTGCCTTTCCCGGCGATCAATGTCAACGACTCGGTGACCAAGTCGAAGTTCGACAACCTCTATGGTTGCCGAGAATCCTTGGTCGATGCCATCCGCCGCGCCACCGATGTCATGCTGGCCGGCAAGGTCGCGGTCGTGCTGGGCTATGGAGATGTCGGCAAGGGCTCCGCAGCCAGCCTGCGCAACGGCGGCGCCCGCGTCATCGTGACCGAAGTCGATCCGATCTGTGCCCTGCAGGCGGCCATGGAAGGCTATGAAGTCCGCACGGTCGAGGAAGTGGCCTCAAGCGCGGATATCTTCGTCACCTGCACCGGCAACAAGGACGTGCTGCGCCTGGAGCACATGCGCGAGATGAAGCACAACGCCATCGTCTGCAACATCGGCCACTTCGACTCGGAAATCCAGATCGCGGCCCTGCGCAATTTCAAGTGGGACGAGATCAAGCCGCAGGTCCACCACGTCGAATTCCCGGACGGCAAGAAGATCATCGTCCTCTCCGAAGGCCGCCTGGT
This sequence is a window from Asticcacaulis sp.. Protein-coding genes within it:
- a CDS encoding pilus assembly protein N-terminal domain-containing protein, with protein sequence MISLTRPLATKAGLSAAVLVCFLGAASVSAEPRTYASAGGLQVHTQTASVKTQVLNLSKGRSAVIDLPVDASDVFVSNPAVADAVLRTPRRIFVLGVANGQSDAIFFDGMGRQILNLSIIVDAPTDGLADAVQRLFPGTHVEVQSVNGHVVLSGIAHDAGESDQIGRLAASFAGSPDNVLNLMTIAGKDQVTLKVRIVEVNRSSIKQLGLSSSITYNDGTKSYSFGRPNTYGANGSYQGGKGLCYGQAKTATFDGSTTTTTTNGGTTTTVTNAGKLANGTSSDACLEAFEHAGLARTLAEPNLTAVSGESAKFLGRRRIPGADRRRRPGPGHNRVQALWRRPRLHAGRAFGRPHLAQDVDRGL
- a CDS encoding prepilin peptidase — translated: MSITILLACLYPIALFWAAVSDLTTMTIPNRLTLGLAVLFVPVGLLAHLSLAGWGIHLGLGLAGLVLGMTLFALRFMGGGDAKLIAAASLWLGLHGFVALLLYTAIFGGVLTLGLLALRQFFSLYAPKLPHWLGQHLEPKGGIPYGIAICVGGIAALWQSDFMSGLLPLPAL
- a CDS encoding pilus assembly protein — translated: MRARLADLHRAIGGLKDTRGSTAVEFALVAGPLIFLICACAELALIFLVSVTLDNATDRASRDIRTGLTTNANTSVEQFKQKICDKMGWLGGNCISSLQVDVQTYSSFADLSNAPPPIEDGKFKASSFNFNIGPGSRIQMVRVYYEWPLITPLLDGALSKLGNNDAVVTAKAVFRNEPF
- a CDS encoding pilus assembly protein N-terminal domain-containing protein yields the protein MNIKSTGVMAFVLAAAFISSGIASSASAAQRLVVEKNHSARISLNGAAGSVIVANPDIADVNVVDSRTVYIVGKGFGNSSVIITDQMGRPLFDGEVVVTASQKGAITVYKGLTPSLMVCSTICTSEEGGSSNAGASSPVALGTPVAAGVTP
- a CDS encoding anthranilate synthase component I family protein yields the protein MLPFSAISLAIAAQKKLPYEAVGTRLEGWLDHAFAAGFLSDGGARGRYSYLLAQPIAESHLAYDDPRETADFLREATAPITADHHRSDLPPFSGGLVGMAAFELGLRLEGMKRRPFRIEGRQPWPELVMLCYPAVLAFDHHERTLTAIGRGATLAEAEASRDALAALYAATPVTDPQDRPFTERPLDLETPDEVHEDKVAALVRQIHAGDLFQANLARGWSGRLQPGASPGRLIAALHNRGPAPFGGFLTLGDRAVLSNSPERFISLDAQGHLETRPIKGTRPRGRTPDEDSAQAAELSASAKDRAENLMIVDLMRHDLSKVAEVGSVRVTALNALESYPNVHHLVSTVTAQLRAGKTSADVLTATFPPGSISGAPKVQAMKVICEMEAARGPYCGSLFFIDAGGAMDSNVLIRTLALEKDEAGWHFRAAAGGGIVADSDPIAERLETETKLSLIRSVLEG
- a CDS encoding pilus assembly protein encodes the protein MISLRRLNRLVTLKAFGKRFAGDGRGVSAIEFALVAPVLILLYLGMAELTLGMMAARRVSHLAATVGDLAAQSQTLTPTNITDLWAIGANMLDPFPTSGTSLRIRLTSVTMQSTKKGDGGLERAFQLDQAHGQ
- the cpaB gene encoding Flp pilus assembly protein CpaB, which translates into the protein MKTSRYAVIGLAAIAALILAFLVRGMMAGSGSHKAEASVQAPPAQPTVRVLVAARDLPAGARITEADLNWQDWPVNTLNPAYIVDGGAPAAAAPAAGSEDATAKKGDPKDGPVAVKKPASELVQAVADKVAPSPTKEAYVGGVTREAILANEPIIDAKIVRADEGGYMAVMLSPGMRALAVPVSVDNTAGGFILPGDRVDILVTHQTPRTTGGGTIDSVQPVLRNIRVLAIDQQVNVEEGKQSVIGATATLEVSPSDGQVVTLAKASGTLSLMLRSYADAAGPSGAVAAAPTGAGDKSVRVFRPDQTTEVMVSR
- a CDS encoding Flp family type IVb pilin, encoding MTKFFNRFAKDESGATAIEYGLIAALIAVALITVLGAVGSNLGLTFTKIQTAVTPAA
- a CDS encoding CpaD family pilus assembly protein, encoding MTHLLRPLALTTALLTALSLAGCATDSGTAGSMALTAPTPTEQYPLQAQTMTKTINLRINPNSLSGNQRTALDQIAQKAGWTSGAPVNVEIITSGDPAAIAAGRTVGDYLVDHDVAATSLSQLSQAGQPADIVTVNIVDYRARTYACGQTWENLAATRNNTPYQNFGCAVSSNLAAQIADPRDLQTPRAATSADMGRRSVVFDKYRKGDVTSSAKDDNATGAISNAIK